One Monomorium pharaonis isolate MP-MQ-018 chromosome 4, ASM1337386v2, whole genome shotgun sequence DNA segment encodes these proteins:
- the LOC118645213 gene encoding vicilin-like seed storage protein At2g18540 — protein MEELGRELRKLRWEMTRGLREVRERLRGLEERLEALEGEGLRREEEVAGEREELRNMREARERGNGNEEAQKGSDEEREMEKKRIGQDERDRREGKRKEKEQSEEEMREEKRGEGENERRREERGEEGKGRKDKDEESWWQETRRKEEEERRGDEERSEKEGSSQDGRRVKEGQAGGTGREERKSARRAEEKDGGGMGIVMRETGREVEVGIVSERVGERGTIVVITEVVREEDRDWLLERRAEIKSRWDVRLDEDLSMKERKTRWRMLERAKEERNKGKKVYIGNRRRDGGDKERDKEGEKTWRERNRRSRREGERERKPEENGEGKAERAEEVRRKRGGGEVSGGKGKERIEERLKRIIEKK, from the exons ATGGAAGAGCTGGGAAGAGAGTTAAGGAAATTGAGGTGGGAAATGACAAGGGGACTGAGGGAAGTCAGAGAGAGGCTAAGAGGCCTGGAAGAGAGGTTAGAGGCGCTAGAAGGAGAAGGTCTGAGACGGGAAGAAGAGGTAGCAGGTGAGAGGGAGGAGCTGAGGAATATGCGggaagcgagagaaagaggcaATGGAAATGAGGAAGCGCAAAAGGGCAGTGacgaagaaagagagatggaGAAAAAGAGGATCGGACAGGACGAGAGGGACagaagagagggaaagagaaaagaaaaggaacagTCAGAGGAAGAGATGAGGGAGGAGAAGAGGGGGGAAGGCGAGAAcgagaggagaagagaagagagaggagaggaagggAAAGGGCGGAAGGACAAAGACGAGGAGAGCTGGTGGCAGGAGacgagaagaaaagaagaggaggagaggcgAGGGGACGAGGAGAGAAGCGAGAAGGAAGGAAGCAGCCAAGATGGGAGGAGAGTGAAGGAGGGACAGGCAGGAGGAACTGGCagggaggagaggaagagCGCAAGGAGAGCGGAGGAGAAGGATGGGGGGGGAATGGGAATTGTGATG AGGGAAACGGGAAGGGAGGTGGAGGTAGGGATAGTGTCGGAAAGAGTGGGGGAAAGGGGGACGATAGTGGTGATTACGGAGGTGGTGAGGGAAGAGGATAGAGACTGGTTGCTAGAGAGGAGGGCGGAGATTAAGAGTCGCTGGGATGTGAGGTTGGATGAGGATTTGTCAATGAAGGAGAGGAAAACCAGGTGGAGGATGTTAGAAAGGGCAAAGGAGGAGAGGAATAAGGGAAAAAAAGTGTACATAGGGAATAGAA GAAGAGACGGAGGAGATAAGGAGAGAGACAAGGAAGGGGAGAAGACgtggagagaaagaaataggaGAAGCaggagggaaggagagagggagagaaagccTGAAGAGAATGGAGAAGGTAAAGCGGAGAGAGCAGAGGAAGTCaggagaaaaagaggaggaggagaggtcTCAGGAGGAAAAGGGAAGGAGAGGATCGAGGAGAGGTTGAAGAGGATAATAgagaagaaatga